One Anthonomus grandis grandis chromosome 13, icAntGran1.3, whole genome shotgun sequence DNA segment encodes these proteins:
- the LOC126744154 gene encoding V-type proton ATPase subunit D-like produces the protein MSQNDRLPIFPSRGAQMLMKIRLKGAQTGHNLLKKKADALQMRFRMILSKIIETKTLMGEVMKEAAFSLAEAKFTTGDFNQVVLQNVTKAQIKIRTKKDNVAGVTLPVFECYQDGTDTYELAGLARGGQQLAKLKKNYQNAVKLLVELASLQTSFVTLDEVIKITNRRVNAIEHVIIPKIENTLQYIISELDEVEREEFYRLKKIQDKKKIAKAKTEKIKAELRAKGLLEEQNNQPANILDEGDEDILF, from the exons ATGTCTCAGAACGATAGATTACCAATTTTCCCTTCCAGAGG AGCTCAAATGTTGATGAAAATCAGACTAAAGGGAGCCCAAACAGGTCataatcttttaaagaaaaaagctgATGCTTTGCAAATGAGATTCCGTATGATTTTGAGCAAAATCATAGAG ACCAAAACTCTCATGGGAGAAGTAATGAAAGAGGCAGCATTTTCCCTTGCTGAGGCCAAGTTCACTACAGGAGATTTTAACCAAGTTGTCCTACAAAATGTCACAAAGGCCCAAATTAAAATTAGGACAAAGAAAGACAATGTCGCTG gtgtAACTCTACCAGTTTTTGAATGCTACCAAGATGGCACTGACACTTATGAGTTAGCTGGATTGGCTAGGGGAGGACAGCAATTAGCTAAGCTGAagaaaaattaccaaaatgCAGTAAAACTATTGGTAGAACTTGCTTCTTTGCAAACTTCTTTCGTAACCCTTGATGAGGTGATCAAGATCACTAACAGAAGAGTGAATGCTATAGAGCATG taatcATTCCAAAAATTGAGAACACTCTGCAATACATCATCTCAGAACTTGATGAAGTAGAGAGAGAAGAATTCTATCGCTTAAAGAAGATTCAGGATAAAAAGAAGATTGCAAAGGCTAAAACTGAAAAGATTAAGGCAGAACTCAGAGCTAAAGGATTGCTAGAGGAGCAGAACAACCAACCGGCTAACATTCTGGATGAAGGTGATGAggatattcttttttaa